The segment ACGAGAACGAACCTTTTAGGTTCTTCACGAAACAGAATAAGTCAGCGCGCATAAGCACTAAGCCGTGACGGCGTCCCGACGAGTGCCCAGGACGTTGCCGACGAATCGGGATAGGGGGAGCCCTCGCGGGCTCCCACACCACCGGGCATACGGGTCCGTACCACGGCGGTTCGGCTGGTTAAACGTTCTTGGCAGGTTGTTCCAGAAGCAGCGGGACGCCCAGTTCCACCAACACCCTGCCGGGCAAGGCGAAGTTCAGGGCTGGAGATCGGCTGTTGTGCCAGTTGCCTTTACGGCTGCCAGCGGTCTGCGCAGCAAGATCCTTGCCGACGCCCAGCGTCGTGAGCACTGCGATTCGGACGGAAGCCGAAACGGTTGTCCGAAAACGTTTCGTCCCACTGCGGTGAAAGCACCAGGAGAATCGCCTGCTGGACCACGCGGTCCACCGCCGTTGGAATGCCAAGCTTGCGCACTCCACCGTCGGGTTTGGGAATCTCCACTCGTTTCACTGGTTGGGGCCGGTACGTTCCCGAAAGAAGCTCGTTGGTGATCCGGCCGGCGTGTCGCTCGAAATACTTTTCGAGTTCCTTCACCGTCATGCCGTCCACACCGGGAGCGCCACCATTGGCAATGACTCTCGCCATCGCACATTCAAAGTTAAGCGGATCGCAGATGCGTTCCATCAACTTGTCATTACTTGTCGGGCTTTCAGTACTCAAGTCCGCCGCGATCGGCACGGTCCCTTCAACGGGGCCATCGGGAACTTCATCCCTACCCTCCGCCGCGAAGGTCAGCAGCAATTGTTGTTGCTGCGTTGTTGTTTTCTGCCGTTTGCCGTTCATGAGTTCTCGGACTTACTTGCCGCTCCGTTTACCCGGTTCATCACTGGGGACCGTTCGGGCCTTCGACGGGACTACGGTTCGGTTTATCTGTGGGAACGCAAGCGTTCCACGCTCCAGCTTTCGCTTTGGAGTGCCTTAAGACCCTCGCCGGTCTGCATCCGTCTACTACGCCCTCTGCTGACTTCTGACGCGCGATCACGGCTTCTTGCGAAGTCGTCAGTCCGGCCCGTAGCCCCCGTAACAATCGACTCGGGGCTATTCCAACCAGACACACGTCAGACCTCCCAGGTTAAGTTTCTCGACTTTCACCACGCACCCGCCGGATTTACAGAGCAGACCTTTGATGGATGGAGGACTTCGTCACTGTCGTGCGGACTCGTCCCATCTGCCATGCCTCTTATCCGATTCCTGTTCGTC is part of the Rubripirellula reticaptiva genome and harbors:
- a CDS encoding reverse transcriptase domain-containing protein; protein product: MNGKRQKTTTQQQQLLLTFAAEGRDEVPDGPVEGTVPIAADLSTESPTSNDKLMERICDPLNFECAMARVIANGGAPGVDGMTVKELEKYFERHAGRITNELLSGTYRPQPVKRVEIPKPDGGVRKLGIPTAVDRVVQQAILLVLSPQWDETFSDNRFGFRPNRSAHDAGRRQGSCCADRWQP